From the genome of Metallibacterium scheffleri:
TCCGTTCAGTGCTGCGCGACCAACGTCGCCATCACCGCTTTCTGTACGTGCAGGCGGTTCTCGGCTTCGTCGATGGCCATGCAATACGGCGCGTCCATGACCGCGTCGGTGGCCTTGACGTTGCGCCGCAGCGGCAGGCAGTGGCTGAACAGGCCGTGGTCGGTGAGCGCCATCTTGGCCTCATCGACGATGAAGTGCTTGCTGGCTTCGCGGATCGGCTTTTCCTGCTCCCAGCGGCCGAAATACGGCAGCGCGCCCCAGCTCTTGGCATACACCACCTGCGCGCCGCGGTAGGCGGATTCGATGTCGTGCGACACCTGCAGCGCACCGCCGTTCGCGGCGGCATTCTGGCGCGCGGCCTCCATGTAACGTTCATCCAGCACGTACTCGGGCGTGGGGCACAGCAGGGTCACGTCCATGCCCATGCGCGTGGCGATCAACAGCGCCGAGTTGGCCACGGCGGTGTTCAGCGCCCTGGGGTGATAAGTCCAGGTGAGCACGTACTTGCGCCCGCGCAGTTCGCCCAGGCGCTCGCGCATGGCCATGGCATGCGCCAGTTCCTGGCAGGGATGCGTGATCGTCTCGAGGTTGATCACCGGCACCGTGGCGTACCTGGCGAAGCCCTGCAGCACGCGATCCTGACGATCCAGGTTCCAATCCTGAAACTTCGGGAACGCGCGCACGCCGATCAGGTCCACGTAGCGGCTGAGCACGCGCGCGACCTCGGCGATGTGCTCCTCGGCCTCGCCGTCCATCACCGTGCCGACGTCGAACTCGATCGGCCAGGCGTCGCGCCCGGGACTGAGCACGATGGCGAGCCCGCCCAGTTGCTGCGCGCCCAGCTCGAAGCTGGTGCGGGTACGCATCGAGTTGTTGAAAAACAGCAGCGCGATCGACTTGCCGCGCAGCGCGTGGCCCAGGCGTTCGCGCTTGAAGGCCGCGGCCTGCACCAGCAGGTCATCGAGTTCCTCGCGGCTCCAGTCCTGGGTGCTCAGAAAATGGCGCAGGCTCATGGTGATCTCTCATGGGTGCCGATGCGATCGGCAGGCAGTCGGGCGGTGTGGATTGCGGATGCGGCATCGTGCCGGATTCTGCAGACTGAAACGCAAAAGCCCGGCGCGGGGCCGGGCTTGATGCTGCTTGCGTCGTGGGGCAACGCGGGCACTAGCCGGCCGGAGGTGGGGATTCCGGTCGACGCGCACGCGAGGTCATGCCAGCCGCCATGCGGGCGCTGCTCAGGACATCGGCGGTACGTGCGTGCAGGGACATGGGATGCGGTTTGTGGTGGCGACCCGGCGGATCATGGCACGGCGCGATTGTGCCCCGCAACACGCGCGTGCGGCGCGCGTGTTGCCCGCACTCACTCGGCAGGATTGATGCTGACGCGGATACGCAGGCGATCGCCCGGATCGTAGTTCAGACGCGAGACGTACACATCGCCGTGGTAGCGGTACTCGACGT
Proteins encoded in this window:
- a CDS encoding N-acetylornithine carbamoyltransferase; amino-acid sequence: MSLRHFLSTQDWSREELDDLLVQAAAFKRERLGHALRGKSIALLFFNNSMRTRTSFELGAQQLGGLAIVLSPGRDAWPIEFDVGTVMDGEAEEHIAEVARVLSRYVDLIGVRAFPKFQDWNLDRQDRVLQGFARYATVPVINLETITHPCQELAHAMAMRERLGELRGRKYVLTWTYHPRALNTAVANSALLIATRMGMDVTLLCPTPEYVLDERYMEAARQNAAANGGALQVSHDIESAYRGAQVVYAKSWGALPYFGRWEQEKPIREASKHFIVDEAKMALTDHGLFSHCLPLRRNVKATDAVMDAPYCMAIDEAENRLHVQKAVMATLVAQH